A portion of the Apium graveolens cultivar Ventura unplaced genomic scaffold, ASM990537v1 ctg4258, whole genome shotgun sequence genome contains these proteins:
- the LOC141701634 gene encoding uncharacterized protein LOC141701634, with the protein MSMSKKKGGLGFRDLHGFNLALLGKQCWNLISNPNALVSRPLKARYYPNCSLLQAGRTGGSSYTWSGIWEAKEIMKEGCRWVLRDGKSIHIYSDRWLRGKENFCVDQDGSSERSTKVCDLFLNDSRKWDEHKVRSSFNNIDVAAILATRIPQNNTRDRITWVHYNNGQYSVKTGYHKWQQNHLGGVDIQQSDEKLSTETGDKLIKTAKVIWGIWWARNKRVWEGNMITPEFVMAWSSKQVEDWREAQKRRMQPDSTRRGNASLPNLRWVAPTLGTLKINVDASLIKRKNFFSVGMVAREHQGLFLRGKTMKFAGQVSVFEAEMVSILEALIWFSDLPDLSIIVESDSMLSVQAITKAEHNQLEIGNLIEQCCSILRNKIGISIVFVRKQANKVAHLLAKIPCTFNSFVEFSSPPLCVLETLLSDVYF; encoded by the exons ATGAGTATGTCGAAGAAAAAGGGGGGATTAGGATTTCGTGACCTGCATGGTTTTAACTTGGCGCTTCTTGGAAAACAATGTTGGAATCTAATCAGCAATCCGAATGCTCTAGTTTCTCGACCTCTGAAGGCTCGGTACTACCCTAATTGCAGTTTGTTACAGGCTGGTAGAACGGGGGGATCTAGTTACACTTGGTCTGGAATATGGGAAGCAAAAGAGATCATGAAGGAAGGGTGCAGATGGGTCCTAAGAGATGGAAAATCCATTCATATTTATTCTGACAGATGGTTGAGGGGTAAAGAGAATTTTTGTGTTGATCAGGATGGTAGCTCGGAGAGGAGCACCAaagtttgtgatttgtttttgaATGACAGCAGAAAGTGGGATGAACACAAGGTACGATCTTCTTTCAATAATATTGATGTTGCAGCTATATTAGCAACTCGTATTCCACAGAATAATACACGAGACAGGATAACCTGGGTCCATTATAATAATGGACAGTACTCAGTGAAGACGGGTTACCATAAGTGGCAGCAGAATCATTTGGGAGGAGTAGACATTCAACAATCTGATG AAAAGCTTAGCACTGAAACGGGGGATAAGCTGATTAAGACGGCTAAGGTTATATGGGGAATATGGTGGGCTCGAAATAAACGTGTGTGGGAGGGAAATATGATAACGCCTGAGTTTGTGATGGCTTGGAGTTCGAAACAAGTTGAAGACTGGAGGGAAGCTCAGAAACGTCGAATGCAGCCAGATAGTACCAGGCGAGGTAATGCTAGTCTGCCAAATCTGAGGTGGGTGGCTCCGACTTTGGGAACTCTAAAGATAAATGTGGATGCTTCTCTTATTAAGAGAAAAAATTTCTTCTCAGTAGGAATGGTAGCTCGAGAACATCAGGGGCTATTTTTGCGAGGCAAAACTATGAAGTTTGCAGGCCAAGTTTCGGTGTTTGAAGCTGAGATGGTGAGTATTCTGGAAGCTTTGATATGGTTTAGTGATCTACCAGACCTATCTATCATTGTGGAATCAGACTCGATGCTGAGTGTCCAGGCTATTACCAAAGCGGAGCATAATCAGCTGGAAATAGGAAACCTCATTGAACAATGTTGTTCTATCCTCAGGAACAAGATTGGAATTTCAATTGTTTTTGTTAGAAAGCAGGCGAACAAGGTAGCCCATTTATTGGCTAAAATACCTTGTACGTTTAATAGCTTTGTTGAATTTTCGTCTCCTCCATTGTGTGTGTTGGAGACACTATTGTCGGATGTTTATTTTTAA